The nucleotide window ACATGATGATTCCCCCAATTAGTAGTAAAATGCAAAAACTCCTCTAAGTCTAGGGACGAAGGAGCTCCGCGGTACCACCCTAATTGGCAAACATTATATCTGCCCGCTTCATTAACAGTGCCTTCCAGTGACAGGTGTAATTCAAATCAGCCATTGCCTGGATTTTCATCAACCATCCAGTTTCTTTGTGCTGCTCATGGGGATTCTACTAATGTCTGCCGGCACTTAGTTTATAACTTTTATACTTAAACGCTTTTATGCATAAAAGCGTTATAGAATAATATTAATATAGTATCAGATTGGAAAAATGTCAATAGATTGGACTAAAAAAGTAGAATCAGTCCCTGTACATGATAAATATAAATATGAAAAAGAGCCGGCATTCTACAATGCCGGCTCAAGCTTTTATGAAGCATCCATAGGATTATAAAGTTTTACATCAGGATTCTTGTCCTGGAACCATCTTAAGGCAAATTCATTTTCGAATAAGAATACTTTTTTATCGTAACGGTCATTGACAAGCAAGCTCCTCGAACTGGACAGGTTTTCGTTTACATCGTCGCCTTCAATCCAGCGGGCAATCTTAGATCCCTGTCTTTCCATCAGAACCTCTACATTATATTCGTTGCGCATCCTTGCCTCGAATACTTCGAATTGGAGCTGACCAACAGCACCAAGAAGATACTCTTCGGTCTTCAATGTCTTGAATAGCTGGATGGCTCCCTCTTGGACAAGCTGCTGGATTCCTTTATGAAAATGTTTTTGCTTCATGACATTCTTTGCTGAAACTCTTACGAAAAGTTCTGGTGTGAACTGTGGAAGCTTTTCATACTGAAATCCTTCCTTGCCAGAAACAATCGTATCGCCAATCTGGTATGTGCCCGGGTCGTAAAGCCCGATGATGTCACCTGCTACAGCTTCTTCAACTGTACTGCGGTCATCAGCCATGAACTGTGTTGACTGTGCAAGCTTCATTGATTTTCCTGTACGGCTAAGCTGGACAGTCATTCCACGCTCAAACTTGCCTGAGCAAATGCGCAGGAAGGCAATTCTGTCGCGATGTGCCGGGTTCATGTTTGCCTGGATTTTAAAGATAAAGCCTGAAAACTCCTCTGATTGCGGATCAATCTCTCCTGCAGTTGAGTTCCTTGGCTGCGGCTGCGGCGCAAACTGCAAATAGGAATCAAGGAAAGTCTGGACACCGAAAGTAGTTAAAGCACTTCCGAAAAATACAGGAATCAATGTTCCATCAGCAATACGTTCTTTTGAAAATTCATTTCCCGCTTCATCTAACAGCATGATTTCTTCTAAAGTTTGATCGTATAATGAGGATTCTTTCAGAGAATGCTCCCCCTCGATTTCTCCTTCTTCGTTCAAATGAACAAAGCGTTTATCCTCATCTACACGGAACTGTTCAATCCGATTGTTGAATCGGTCATAAATCCCAAGGAACTCCTTGCCCATGCCTATCGGCCAGTTCATTGGATACGATTCAATTCCAAGCACTTCTTCCAGTTCAGCAAGCAGCTCAAGTGGAGCTTTACCCTGGCGATCAAGCTTGTTAATAAAGGTAAAGATCGGAATTCCTCTCATGCGGCAAACCTTGAAAAGTTTGAGAGTCTGATCTTCGATACCTTTTGCAGAGTCTATAATCATCACGGCACTGTCGACCGCAGTTAATGTTCTATAGGTATCCTCTGAGAAATCCTGGTGGCCTGGTGTGTCAAGGATGTTAACCTTGAAGCCATCATAATCAAATTGCATGACACTGGAGGTTACGGAAATTCCACGCTGCTTCTCGATTTCCATCCAGTCACTTGTAGCAAACTTTCCAGTCTTCTTGGCTTTTACCGTACCAGCATCACGGATTGCTCCGCCGAACAGCAAAAGCTTCTCCGTAAGTGTCGTTTTCCCGGCATCCGGGTGAGAAATAATCGCAAATGTTCTTCGCGATTGTACTTCATCTTTTAATTTTTTCATGATTAAATGTTTCCTTTCTGTTTAAAGGCAAAATTCCTCATAGAAAAGCGCAAGCGTCTTGGTCAGCCCCGACAAGCGTTGCCCGCCTAAAAACGCCACGTCCTGTGGCTGGCGGGTCTAGCACGTCGTGTGCCACGGAGGGCCGGCAGTACCATTGAAGTCGCTCTTTGACTTCAATGGGCAGACCGAAACGTCTCGAGGGGCTAGACGCTGGAGCTGGACAATTCTCGAAGTGAAATATATATTTTCTTTACCATGATTTTAATCTTATCTTTCTGGCGATAAGTTTGCAATCCTGCAAATGCATATCAGAACTTTTAAATATTTTACTTAAGCGTATATAATAACCTGAGGAGGTGCAGCATGGATTCAGTTACACATACACTTTTCGGTTTAGCCTTGTATGGTGCCGTTGATAAAAAAGATATGGAAAAACCGCAAAAGCGTGCTTATTTACTCACAGCAATCGGTGCAAGCCAAATTCCAGACATCGATGTTGTTTCTCAACTCTGGGATAATGAGGGTCTTTACCAGATGTGGCATCGAGGCATTACCCACTCGATATTCCTGACACCATTGTGGGCTGCTTTATTTATTCTACTATCTTCTCTTCTATTTAAAGTAAAAGATGTAAAACTTTTTTTCCTTGGATGGGTGGCAGTCATCATCCATAATACAAGTGATTTATTCAACGCCTGGGGAACTGGCTATCTCGAACCATTTTCCAATTTAAGAATCACATTTGGGACAATCCCCATCATTGATTTCGTTTTCTGGGTGATTCTAGGAACTGCATTCGTTGCTTCCAAATTTAACAAATTGAAAAGCCCAACTTATTTCAAAGTCGCATGGATTTTCATCGCACTGCATGTCGTTATCCAAAGTGTTCAGGGATGGATGCTTTATAATCAATATGAGGACGATTATGAACAGATTGCACTTTCTGCCGGTTTCATTCCATGGACATATACTGTTATCGCCAAAAATGATGGGGAAGTTAACATTTATCAGGATAATCTTTTCACAGACAGAAAACTTCAATACGAGCTTACTTCCGCTGAAGATGCCAATCTCAATGATTTATTCACTGAAAAGCCTGAAGCTAAGACGCTTACTGAATGGTCGCCTTTTGTCGTGATTGTCGACGACGGAGATAGATTGGGAGTTTACGATCCACGTTTTTACCGAAACGGACAATCCTTTCTATTTGAATACATTGATAAAACTCAGTAAAGGACTTGCCAAATAAGAAAAGCGCAAGCGCCTTGGGCAGCCCCGACAAGCGCTGGAGGGACTGACAGCGAAGTCGTTCTTCGACTTCATTGGCAGGACCGAAACCGAAATGTATAGCCGACTGCCCAGAAACGGAGAAACTGGAGACTCCGACAAAGAAGCGCTTTTTGCTTCTGCCGGCGGAGTTGAAGTTTCGGAGTTTCTAGGAGGCGACACTAGACAATTCGAACAGCGGAGGCGACTGCCCAACTCCGACAAGCGTTGGAGGGCCTGACAGTGAAGTCGCTCTTTGACTTCATTGGCAGGACCGAAACGTCTCGAGGAGTTAGGGAGCCGCAGCTGGACTAGCGTCTCAAGGAGTTAGAAGCCGCAGCCAGATAAGCGACTCGAGGGGCTAGGCGCTGGAGCTGGACACTAATCTAAGTGTGAAAAATTAATACTTTCTTATTCAACAAGCAAAAAGAGCAGCCAAAAGATTATCCGGCTGCTCACTCTATATCCATTTACATTTTTTCTGCTATATCATCCATCATTTCATCTATTGTAACAGTTATCTCATTTGTTTTCCTTGCTACTGCAATCGTGAATTCTAATAACTCTTTATACTTTTCTACTGGAATAGTTGAATTCGTTTTCTCGTATTCATTTACTTTAAGACCGAGATTTTGCAGAATCATGATTGCCTCTTCTACAGATCCTCTTTCAATTTCAAACATTCTGATTCCCCCTATTTCTCTGGTTGAATTCCATTATGAGGGAGTTAAACCTATTTTTAAATGGTAAAACTTTCATTAATAGCCAATCAATCTGTAAAAAATAGGTTGAAAGTCGTTATTTTTGTAGTTTCCACTGTAAAAATCATAAAATTAGTCGTTATACTTATAAAATCACCACTAAAGAACTAGAACTTTTTACCTTGTTAGAGTTATATTTCTTATAAATCCATTCGACTTATTGAATAATTTTCGAAACCTTATGGATGAATTCCTCGCCTGAGATCCATTTCCCACCACCTTGTACAAGAAATTCTGTGCCTCCACCCTTGCCATCAATTATTGAAATGGCCCTTTGTAAGAATCCCTTCAAGTCGACTTCTGTATTCTTGCCTTTTGCAAAAACGAATTGCAGCTTTTCCTCATTTTCAGACGCAAGCAAGTAAATCTTATCTTCAGCAGCTGAAACAAGCAGCCTGGCCAGCTTTTGAAGTTCCTGTATACTCCTGTTCTTGAATACAGAGCTGACGATATTATTTTTACCTGATCCAATGATGTCGTTTACTTCAAATCTTAATAACTGCTCCTTCATCACCTCAACTGTTTTTTCAAGTTCTTTCTTTTGGGAAAGAAGTCTAGTTACTGATGACCTCATATGCTGTTCTGGTGAATTGAGCAAAGCTGTGAGCTCCTCAATGACTTCATGCTTTTGCCCTAGCTTGTTCAGCACCCTTTTGCCACAAACAAACTCAACACGCACCATTTTCTTCTGCCGTTCCCAACCAAGGATTTTCAATGCCCCGACCTCTGCGGTGCTGTTTGGATGTGTGCCGCCGCAGCCATTGTAGTCAAAGTCTGGAATTATAACGAGTCTGATGTTATTAGAGACAGCTAATTCTTTCCTTAGTCTGTATTGCTTCAGTTCCTCTTCATCGACCCATTTAGTGACGATTGGGCGGTTTTCAATAATCACCTGATTAGCTAGCTCTTCTGCCTTTGCGACTTCGTCTGCTGATAGATTTTCTGTTTCCAAGTCTATGGTCAGAGTTTCTTGACCAAGATGGAAACTGACCGTTTTATATCCAAACAAATCCTCAAACGAAGCTGAAAGAATATGCTGCCCAGCATGTTGCTGCATATGGTCAAATCGCCGTTCCCAGTCAATTTCCCCTTCAACATGGATTGCTTCCATTAATCCTTCCTTTAGGTAATGACGAATTTCCCCTTCAACTTCATCAACATCCACTACTTCAACGCCATTTAAGAATCCGGTATCAAATCGCTGACCACCGCCTGTCGGATAAAAGGCTGTCTGCGAAAGGATTGCATATAACCTACCCGATTCGTCTTCTTTTTGGGTAATCAGCTCTGCTGCAAATTTTTTTATGTATGCATCTTGATAATATAATTTGCTTTCCATGTCATTGTTCACACTCCGAAATAAAACTTATGCTAACCAGTATAGCATTTTTCCCATTGTAAGTAGACGGATCATTATATCGGAAAATAGGGCAGAATCTACATAAAAAACAGCTTCCTGTTTACCGGGAAGCTGTTGGTGTTTTACTATACAGTTTCTAGAGCCTGCTCTGCCTTGTTGATTAGCGTCTTTCCTTGTTCTATCAATCCCTTAGGAAATGGAGCGTCCTTGTCTTCAGGAGATTTAAATTGGTCAAAAGACCCTGTAAATGCCCCGATATTCCCTTCCTGATCCACCTCGGTCTTGAATTGATGGTCAAGAAGGAATGGCGTTCCAATCTGGACAAAAGTGCCATCATTATCCAACGGACCACCAGTCGACTTGAAGGGAATACGTACGTACTGCCTGTCACCATGGTCGTCGTTCATCTTGTAATCGATATATGCATGATCATATTCCCACTGACCATTGACATTGAAACCAAGCGGGCTGAGCTTTTGCTTCAATTCACCGACAGTGAGTTCTTTTCCGTCTATATTAGATTGAATTGGAATCATAGTTCATACCTCTTTTCATTTGGATTAGTCTCATAACTTACTTTTTCCACTTGGAACAGAATATCAAACCTTCTTTAGCACACTGGCAAAAAGTGAGTATGATTTATCTCAATGAATCGGCACATTTTGTGTATGAATCTGTCTGTTGCCTAAAGTAATCACTACTAATCCGAAGAATCTACATATTACAGTCACTCCCTAATCTCTATAAATTCGGCAATAATCTTTACGATACCACGGTTGATCTCTACAATTTCAAAGCCTTCAAAAAAAGTGGAGACCCCGATAGGCCTCCACCAACAATTATTTAGTTAGATAATATACAATTGATTCATACGGACGCAGGGTAAGCCTTGAAATATTCTCGCTTGAATCCCCATAGTTGGAAAGTAAAATCCCAACCTCATACCCCTTAGCATCTACCGAATCAGGCAACTCAAATACAGTGTCTTTTCCATAAAAATTATTCACGACTAGCAGTTTTTCATTCTGCCCGTTCCTAACATATGCAAATATGTCCGGATGCTCTTCATGGATAAGCTGATAATCGCCAAAGGTGATAATATCATATTGTTTCCTCAACTGGATCAGCTTTTTATAATGATAGAACACTGAATTTTTATCAGCGAGTGCGTTATCAACATTTACAGTCTGATAATTCTTGGCAACATCAATCCAGGGAGTACCGTCTGTAAAACCTGCATGCTTTTCTGCATTCCACTGGACAGGCGTTCTGGAATTATCACGTGATTTGCTCTGCAGAATCTTCAGGATTTCCTCCTCGGCCATGCCCTCTTCCATTTTGATTTTATAGATATTTAATGATTCAACATCTCGATAATCGTCAATTCTATCAAAATAAGGATTGGTCATGCCTATTTCTTCGCCTTGGTAGATATATGGCGTCCCCTGCATCATATGGACTGCTGTACCCAGCATCTTCGCTGATTCCAGGTGGTATTCACCATCATTCCCATATCGCGAGACCACTCTCGGCTGGTCATGGTTACACCAGAATAATGCGTTCCAACCGCCGCCTTCATGCATTTCAACTTGCCACAAAGATAAAATCCGTTTCAGGGCAAGAAAATCAAAATCCACAAGTGACCATTTGTCACCATTTTCATAGTCAACCTTTAAATGATGAAAGTTAAATGTCATGCTCAGTTCGTTCCGATCCGGATTTGAGTATTTGACGCAGTTTTCAATCGTCGTAGAAGACATCTCGCCGACCGTCATGCTCTCATATTTGGAAAGTACCTCGGAATTCATTTCCTGCAAATACTCGTGTACTTTTGGTCCATCGGTGTAGAATTTCCGCCCATCGCCCGGTGGTACAGAACCATCATCATCTGGAAAATCCTGATCCTTTGAAATCAGGTTGATTACATCAAGCCTGAAGCCATCGATACCTTTCTTGAACCAATAATGCATCATCTCGTATACATCATTCCTGAGCTGTTCATTTTCCCAATTCAGATCAGCTTGTGTGACATCGAACAAATGAAGGTAATATTGGCCTGTAGCCTCCTCATACTCCCACGCATTTCCGCCGAATTTTGATTCCCAATTGGTAGGTGCACTGCCATCTTCCTTCGGGTCTTTCCAAATATAATAATTTCGGTAAATGCTATCCTTTGATTTCAGGGCATCCTGGAACCACTCATGCTCAGTTGATGAGTGGTTCACGACCAAATCCATGATAATTTTGATTCCGCGCGAATGTGCTTCCTCAAGCAGACGGTCGAAGTCTTCCATCGTTCCGTATTCTTTATATATTTGATAATAATCACTGATATCGTAGCCATTATCCCGCTGAGGTGAATCATAGACCGGCGTCAGCCAAATTATATCCACTCCCAGTTCTTTCAAATAATCAAGCTTGGCGATAATCCCCTGCAGGTCGCCTGTTCCATTGCCAGTTGTATCATTAAAACTCTTTGGATAGATTTGATAGACAACGGACTTTTTCCACCATGGTTCAGTCATAATAAAACATCCACCTCCATCAGGATTCACTCTCTAGGTGCTTTTACGCTTCTTTATTCTTTCTTGTTTTTGCCAAAATGAATGTCAGTACGAATGGTACGACAATCGCGATTCCCATCCCGATGAAGAAGACTCCCCAGAACTCAGTAAAGATTGACAGGAATGCAGGCAATCCGCCGACACCAATTGAAGGCGCCATTACTCCACGAAGGGTGATGACAATACCCGCAATTGCA belongs to Mesobacillus subterraneus and includes:
- a CDS encoding peptide chain release factor 3; translation: MKKLKDEVQSRRTFAIISHPDAGKTTLTEKLLLFGGAIRDAGTVKAKKTGKFATSDWMEIEKQRGISVTSSVMQFDYDGFKVNILDTPGHQDFSEDTYRTLTAVDSAVMIIDSAKGIEDQTLKLFKVCRMRGIPIFTFINKLDRQGKAPLELLAELEEVLGIESYPMNWPIGMGKEFLGIYDRFNNRIEQFRVDEDKRFVHLNEEGEIEGEHSLKESSLYDQTLEEIMLLDEAGNEFSKERIADGTLIPVFFGSALTTFGVQTFLDSYLQFAPQPQPRNSTAGEIDPQSEEFSGFIFKIQANMNPAHRDRIAFLRICSGKFERGMTVQLSRTGKSMKLAQSTQFMADDRSTVEEAVAGDIIGLYDPGTYQIGDTIVSGKEGFQYEKLPQFTPELFVRVSAKNVMKQKHFHKGIQQLVQEGAIQLFKTLKTEEYLLGAVGQLQFEVFEARMRNEYNVEVLMERQGSKIARWIEGDDVNENLSSSRSLLVNDRYDKKVFLFENEFALRWFQDKNPDVKLYNPMDAS
- a CDS encoding metal-dependent hydrolase; amino-acid sequence: MDSVTHTLFGLALYGAVDKKDMEKPQKRAYLLTAIGASQIPDIDVVSQLWDNEGLYQMWHRGITHSIFLTPLWAALFILLSSLLFKVKDVKLFFLGWVAVIIHNTSDLFNAWGTGYLEPFSNLRITFGTIPIIDFVFWVILGTAFVASKFNKLKSPTYFKVAWIFIALHVVIQSVQGWMLYNQYEDDYEQIALSAGFIPWTYTVIAKNDGEVNIYQDNLFTDRKLQYELTSAEDANLNDLFTEKPEAKTLTEWSPFVVIVDDGDRLGVYDPRFYRNGQSFLFEYIDKTQ
- a CDS encoding alanyl-tRNA editing protein, producing MESKLYYQDAYIKKFAAELITQKEDESGRLYAILSQTAFYPTGGGQRFDTGFLNGVEVVDVDEVEGEIRHYLKEGLMEAIHVEGEIDWERRFDHMQQHAGQHILSASFEDLFGYKTVSFHLGQETLTIDLETENLSADEVAKAEELANQVIIENRPIVTKWVDEEELKQYRLRKELAVSNNIRLVIIPDFDYNGCGGTHPNSTAEVGALKILGWERQKKMVRVEFVCGKRVLNKLGQKHEVIEELTALLNSPEQHMRSSVTRLLSQKKELEKTVEVMKEQLLRFEVNDIIGSGKNNIVSSVFKNRSIQELQKLARLLVSAAEDKIYLLASENEEKLQFVFAKGKNTEVDLKGFLQRAISIIDGKGGGTEFLVQGGGKWISGEEFIHKVSKIIQ
- a CDS encoding YugN family protein, whose amino-acid sequence is MIPIQSNIDGKELTVGELKQKLSPLGFNVNGQWEYDHAYIDYKMNDDHGDRQYVRIPFKSTGGPLDNDGTFVQIGTPFLLDHQFKTEVDQEGNIGAFTGSFDQFKSPEDKDAPFPKGLIEQGKTLINKAEQALETV
- the treC gene encoding alpha,alpha-phosphotrehalase, whose amino-acid sequence is MTEPWWKKSVVYQIYPKSFNDTTGNGTGDLQGIIAKLDYLKELGVDIIWLTPVYDSPQRDNGYDISDYYQIYKEYGTMEDFDRLLEEAHSRGIKIIMDLVVNHSSTEHEWFQDALKSKDSIYRNYYIWKDPKEDGSAPTNWESKFGGNAWEYEEATGQYYLHLFDVTQADLNWENEQLRNDVYEMMHYWFKKGIDGFRLDVINLISKDQDFPDDDGSVPPGDGRKFYTDGPKVHEYLQEMNSEVLSKYESMTVGEMSSTTIENCVKYSNPDRNELSMTFNFHHLKVDYENGDKWSLVDFDFLALKRILSLWQVEMHEGGGWNALFWCNHDQPRVVSRYGNDGEYHLESAKMLGTAVHMMQGTPYIYQGEEIGMTNPYFDRIDDYRDVESLNIYKIKMEEGMAEEEILKILQSKSRDNSRTPVQWNAEKHAGFTDGTPWIDVAKNYQTVNVDNALADKNSVFYHYKKLIQLRKQYDIITFGDYQLIHEEHPDIFAYVRNGQNEKLLVVNNFYGKDTVFELPDSVDAKGYEVGILLSNYGDSSENISRLTLRPYESIVYYLTK